The following proteins come from a genomic window of Aquimarina sp. MAR_2010_214:
- a CDS encoding outer membrane lipoprotein-sorting protein — MRTLILAGLAVLSIATLTAQNAEERGLQIAKAADQADQGFNSSIVNLKMTLKNKNGQTSERLLITRTLEQTTDGDKSLIVFNSPKDVKGTSTLTFTHKIGADDQWLFLPSIKRVKRISSNNKSGPFVGSEFAYEDLSSQEVEKYGYKFLEEKGSSLIVEQDPVDPKSGYTRRIVTYNKDKRYRIEKVEFYDRKNSLLKTLNYSDYKLYKGKFWRALTLHMVNHQSNKETVLKFSDYNFEAALADEDFTQVALKRAGR, encoded by the coding sequence ATGAGAACATTAATTTTAGCTGGACTTGCTGTACTAAGTATTGCAACTTTAACAGCACAAAATGCAGAAGAACGAGGTTTGCAAATTGCTAAAGCAGCAGATCAGGCAGATCAAGGTTTCAATAGCTCTATTGTAAATCTAAAAATGACCTTGAAAAATAAAAATGGACAAACCAGTGAACGCTTATTAATCACTCGAACTCTGGAACAAACAACAGACGGAGACAAATCACTGATTGTTTTTAATAGTCCAAAAGATGTAAAAGGAACTTCGACATTAACTTTTACTCATAAAATTGGAGCAGATGATCAGTGGCTTTTCTTACCTTCAATCAAAAGGGTAAAAAGAATTTCTTCTAATAATAAATCCGGCCCTTTTGTAGGTAGTGAATTTGCATACGAGGATCTTTCTTCGCAAGAAGTAGAAAAATACGGTTATAAATTTCTAGAAGAAAAAGGAAGTTCATTGATCGTAGAACAAGATCCAGTTGATCCAAAATCTGGTTATACAAGAAGAATTGTTACTTACAATAAAGATAAAAGATATCGAATAGAAAAGGTTGAATTCTATGATCGCAAAAATTCACTACTAAAAACACTTAACTACAGTGATTATAAATTATATAAAGGAAAATTCTGGAGAGCATTAACCCTTCATATGGTAAATCACCAAAGTAATAAAGAAACCGTGTTAAAATTTAGTGACTATAATTTTGAGGCAGCACTTGCCGATGAAGATTTTACGCAAGTTGCTCTTAAACGAGCAGGGCGATAA